A window of Roseiflexus castenholzii DSM 13941 genomic DNA:
ACCAACCCCTACAGCGATATTGCTTCGCTCGCCTTCCTCGACGCCTACAACGCCGGTGTTTTGGTCTCTGCCTCGGCTGGCAACTCGGGTCCCGCAGCCGACACGGTCAACCATCGTGAGCCGTGGGTGGCCACGGTTGGCGCCAGCACGTCGGACCGGTCGTACCTGAGTACGCTCACCGTGCAGGGCAGCAGCGGTACGTTCACCGCCGTCGGCGCATCGAGCGGCGCTGGTATTGCCACACCAACACAAATTGTGGTCAACAACGCCGATCCGCTCTGTCTGAACCCGGCGGCGCCGGGTAGCTTTACCGGGCAGATCGTTGTCTGTCAGCGTGGCGTGATTGCGCGCGTCGCCAAGAGCGCCAATGTCGCCGCCGGCGGCGCCGTCGGCATGATCCTGTACAATCCGTCGCCGAGCAGCCTCGATGCCGATTTCCATGTCATTCCCACGGTTCACATCCAGAATACCGACGGTACGGCGCTGCTGGCATTCCTGACCGCCAACCCCGGCGCGACGGCGACCTTCACTGCCGGCGCCCCCGGCTCGATTCAGGGTGATGTGATGGCCGGCTTCAGCTCGCGCGGCGGACCGGGCCAGACGCTTGGTATCAGTAAGCCCGACGTTACTGCGCCCGGCGTCAATATTCTGGCCGGCTACACTGCGATTGAATATGGCACGCCGGTGCCGCAATTCGCCTTCCTCAGCGGCACCTCGATGTCCAGCCCGCATAACGCCGGCGCCGCCATTTTGCTGAAGTGGCTGCACCCGACGTGGACCCCAGGGCAGATCAAGTCGGCGTTGATGACGACAGCCAAAGCGGCCGGAGTGTTCAAGGAGGATGGTGTGACGCCGTTCACCCCGTTTGATGCTGGCTCTGGGCGCATTAATCTGCGCAAGGCGTGGGATCCGGGGTTGACGTTCGATGAAACCGGTGCAAATTACGTGACGTTGCAGAACGAACTGTGGAAGGCAAACTATCCCAGCCTGTACGTCCCGAAGATGCCGGGGTTGATCACGGTCAGCCGCACGGCGCGTGAGGTGTCGGGCTACGATAGTTTCTACAAGAGCACTGTCTCGTATCAGGCCGGTCAGCCACGTGATTTTACGGTAACGGCGCCAAAAGAGTTCTTCGTTCCGGCCAATGGCACGTACACCTTCGACATTACGGTCGATGCGCGCAATGTTCCGGTAGGTCAGGTGCGCCACGCGGTCGTTATCTTCACCGAACGCAACGGTTGTCAGGTCCGCTTCCCGATCACCATCGTGCGCGGCGAGCCGGACATTCGCATGGAGAAGCGGTGCAATCCGGCGACGCTGGCGCTGCGCGGCACAACTGACTGCACGATCACGATCTCGAACACGACCTTCAGCAATGCAAGCGTGACGCTCAATGACACGATGCCCAGGCAGTTGAAACTGGTAAGCGGCAGCGTGACCGGTGGGGCAACTGAGATGGGCAACGGTCTCACCTATAGCGGGACCTTGACCGGCGCAGCGCCGCCGGATGTGAGCGCCGGCCGGCTGACCTTTAACGGGTATCTCTCGCTGGCGAGCCTCGGCGCTTCTCCCAATGTCTCCCTTGGCGACGAGTCGCTCGTCAATCTTACCCTCTCGCGTCCGTTCCTGTTTGGCGGGCAAAGCTACAACACCGTCGCTATGGTCAGCAACGGTTATGCCGTGGTTGGCGGCGGCACTGCGGCGGATATTTCATTCGTCAACCGCACTTTCCCCAACTCGGCGCGCCCGAACAACACGCTCGGCGCGTTCTGGACTGACCTCGACGGCAGCGCTGGCGGCAACTACTACGCTTACCTTGTCGGCTTCGGTCCGTGTAGCAATCCGGCCAATGCCTGCTGGCTGATTCTGGAATGGGAGAATGCGCCAAACTGGAGTGATAGTCAAGTCAATACGTTCCAGATCTGGATCGGACTGAACGGCGTCGAGGACATCACCTACTCGTATGGTCCGGTTCTTTCAAGCGGTGATGGCGGGTTCGTCACGGTCGGCGCTGAGAATGCGTTTGGCAATCGCGGCGCGAATATCTACAGTAACGACGGCTTCGGACCGGTTATCGGCACGATTCCGACGGCAGGGTCGAACGATGTCTACATCGCAACGACCCCTGGCGCTCCCGGTCAGACGGTGACCATCGGGTTCCGGGCGCAGGGCGTGCGTGTCGGTCGCTGGACGAACTACGCCGAGTTGACCAGTCCGGCGTTCTTCGGCACGTACATTAAGTCGTTCAGCGGCGAAGTTGTGCGACCGTAACGTTTGAACCGGCAGCAAAGCAGCGCCCTCCCGTAGACTGACATCTGCGGGAGGGTTCTATGGGAGGGGCGCGGCGCTGCGGCGTCACGCCCCTCCCATCCGGCGGCGCGTTGGTTTTAAGGGCGGACAGAACACCCGAGTGAACACCGGCACTCCCGCCGTGGGGGACGGTCGCAAGCACGGCGCCAGTCTCCCCGCTCCCGCGCGCGGGAGTGGAGCGGGGGTGAGGGTCCAACAGCGCATCCCAACGCCATGCATGCCCGCTCTGCTTATGCGCGCGGTCTGCTCTTGAAGCGCGTTGGTCGGAGGCGCCAGACAGCAGACAATCGAAAGAGTCAGCGATCATTGCCGCCGTATCGTCTTCGGCGACGCTTTGGCGGCTTCTCCGCAGATGACAACAGCAGATTCACGTCAATGAGGTTCTGCCAGATCTTCGATCCATCCTGCGCGTTCGAAAATCTTCATTCGATTTCATCACCGGCAACCTGCTGAGCCTGAGTAGTCTTTCGGATCTCCATTTATACCAGAACGCTTCGATCACAGGTCGCCTTGTAGCGGACGGGCGCGATCGTGCAGCGGCCTGGATGTTCTGGTTCGCGAAGCGTGGAAGAGGACATGGATTCTCGCAGATCGAGACGGATGGACACGGATAGCCCCTCTTCCAATGTGCGCCAATCCGCAGGAATCTGCCGCATCCGTGTGTCTGTGTTCATTCACGCCAGATCATACCTGACCCGCAGCGGGCATCCCAATCACGGATCGCCACGCGGTGGGCGTCCCGGTTGGTCGCCGAGCGGTCCTGCCAGCGCATCGCACAGGAATAACCGGCGTTGACCATCACCGTGATAGCGGTAGATTTGCCCGTTTGCGCGCAGTTGTACCAGAACGCCGTCAACCAGCACCTGCGGGTACATCATCCCTGGTTTCGGGCAACCGAGCGACGTATCAGGCCATGTGACCGCATCAACTTCCACGACCTCAATGGCTGATGCATCGATCCCCAGGCGTTGCGTCAGGTCCTGTTTCGCCGCATCGATCTGCGCATCCATCGCCGCGCCGAAAGGGGGTGTCAGTGGTTGCACGTTGTATGGCGGCGCGGGGCGCATGGGTTCATTCGCCTGATCGGGCGTGGGCATGGGTGTCTCCTTCCCCTGTTCGGCAACTGGGACGGGCGTGAACATCGATGTAGCGGTTGGTATTCTTGGGTCGCCGTTTGTGGATGACGGCGCCACAGACGCAGCCGTCGCCGTTGGTTGTCGGACAGGGGTGTCGGCGATCAGCGGTTGTCCGGGAACGCCGGTAGGGAGCGGTGGTTGCGTCGGTTGGGAAGGCGCCGAATTAGACGGTTGGGTCGGTTCGGCCGGTAGAGCTCCTGTGCTGGCGCTGCCGCATGCCGCCAGCAATAGTGCGCATCCGAGCAGAGTTGCGATCATCGCGCGCATGGCATTCCTCTGAGTTCGTCAAAGGTCCTCTGCTCATCATAACGCGCTGGGGACCTGATTTGTTCCCTTGATGGCACGGGCGCTGCTGCCTTTCCCCCTCGCCGCCTGCGCCGGTTGTCCACGAAGGGGCGCGAAGGCGCACGAAGGGGCGCGTCACCCTTTTCTCCCTTCACCTTTCAATCTTCCCTCTTCCGTCACCTGTGCCGATTGTCCACGAAGCGCGCGAAGGCGCACGAAGGAGCAATCCCACTCTTCGTCGCCTGCGCCGGTTGTCCACGAAGGGGCGCGAAGGCGCACGAAGGGGCGCGTCACCCTTTTCTCCCTTCACCTTTCAATCTTCCCTCTTCCGTCACCTGTGCCGATTGTCCACGAAGCGCGCGAAGGCGCACGAAGGAGCAATCCCACTCTTCGTCGCCTGCGCCGGTTGTCCACGAAGTGGACGAAGACGCACGAAGGGGCGCGTCACCCTTTTCTCCCTTCACCTTTCAATCTTCCCTCTTCCGTCACCTGCGCCGGTTGTCCACGAAGCGCGCGAAGGCGCACGAAGGGGCGCGTCACCCTTCTACCTTCACCTTTCACCTTTCAACCTTCAACCGTTCAACCTTCAACCGCTCCTCCGCTCCGACGCCAAAGATCAGGCGCACGCCGCGGTCGTAGGTGAAGTAACTGTACGCCCAGTTCAGCAGCACCAGCGCCCGATTGCGGAAACCGACCAATTCCATAAGGTGGACGAAGAGCCAGCCGACCCATGCCGGCCAGCCGGTCAATCGGATGCCAAAAGAGTCGAGCACGGCTGCGCTCCGCCCAATCGTCGCCATCTGCCCTTTGTCGAAGTAGCGGAACGGCTTCATCGGGTTGCGCCGGGTGCGAGCAATAATGTTGCGCGCCGCCTGCTCCCCCATCTGAACGGCGACCGGTGCGACCATCGGGTAGGGTACGCCAGGACGGTATCCCTCCAGATAGGCCATGTCGCCAACCACGAATACATTGGGGTGTCCTGGCAGCGTCAACGTTGGTTCGACCTTCACCCGCGCGCCACGCCCTAGCGTTACGCCAAGCGCCTCTGCCAGCGGCGATGCGCGCACTCCCGCTGCCCACACGATTGTCTCGGCTGCCAGTTCCGAACCATCTTTGAATGCCAGCACTCCTGGACGGGCATCCGCCACCGGTGTATTCAGGCGCACATCCACCCCCATGCGACGCAATCGATCCAGCGCCGCGCGCTGCAACGACTCGGGAAACGTCGCCAGCACCCGGTCGGTCGCTTCAATGAGCGCCACATGCGCCTGATGGACATCGAGCATCGGATAGTCTTTGCGCATCACATGGCGGATCAACTCGACAAATGCCCCCGCCAGCTCGACACCGGTGGGCCCGCCGCCGACGACAACGAAGGTCAGCAACGCCGCGCGGTGCGCTGGGTCGCGTTCGGACGCAGCGCGCTCGAAGCAGTGCAGGATATGATTGCGCAACCGCTGCGCCTCGTCGAGGTCCTTCATGCCAAGCGTATATCGCTCAAACCGCTCATTCCCAAAAAAGTTCGTTGTACTCCCCGCTGCCAGCACCAGATAGTCGTAGGACACAGAACCGACGTCGGTCAGCACCGTATGCTGCTCGAAATCCACGCCGTTCACCTCGGCGAGCAGAAAATTGGCATTGCGATAGCGTCGCAGAATCGCGCGCACCGGATACGCAATCGACTCTGGCTCCAGACCGGCGGTTGCCACCTGGTAGAGGAGGGGCCAGAAGCCGTGGTAGTTCGTCCGGTTGATCAGCGCAACGGCGATCTCATCGAGATCGGTGATGAGACGTTTCGCTTTGAGCAACCGCAGCCGTCGGTCGATGCCACACTCATCGCAACGCCGGCGCCTGTTCCGGCGCCGCCAACCGCTCCGGCGACCCCGCCGCCGCAGCCGGCGCAGGGATTCCGTCTGCCTCCGGCGCAGCCACAGCCACCGTCTCAGCCGCCCCAGGGAATGCCGCCGTCGCCCCCGCCGCGAGGGTTCCAGGTTCCGCCAGCGCAACCGCAGTACCAGCCGCCAGCACAACCACAGGGATTTCAGGTTCCGCCAGCGCAACCGCAGTACCAGCCGCCGCCAGCCCAGCCCGCGGCAGCGAAGCCGGCCCGCAAAGGGTGCCTGCCAACCTGGGCGCTCATTCTTGGATTGGTCGGCGTTGTGCTGGTCGTCGGCTGCATTGGCGCACTCGTGGTGACCGGCGCTATCAATGTGCGGATCGGTCCGACGCCGCAGAGCGGCAATGGAACGCCTCAGAGCGGGAGCACAACCGACACGACGCCCCAGAGTGGCGGCACGGTTTTGCCGACACCGACCCGCGC
This region includes:
- a CDS encoding NAD(P)/FAD-dependent oxidoreductase, which encodes MLKAKRLITDLDEIAVALINRTNYHGFWPLLYQVATAGLEPESIAYPVRAILRRYRNANFLLAEVNGVDFEQHTVLTDVGSVSYDYLVLAAGSTTNFFGNERFERYTLGMKDLDEAQRLRNHILHCFERAASERDPAHRAALLTFVVVGGGPTGVELAGAFVELIRHVMRKDYPMLDVHQAHVALIEATDRVLATFPESLQRAALDRLRRMGVDVRLNTPVADARPGVLAFKDGSELAAETIVWAAGVRASPLAEALGVTLGRGARVKVEPTLTLPGHPNVFVVGDMAYLEGYRPGVPYPMVAPVAVQMGEQAARNIIARTRRNPMKPFRYFDKGQMATIGRSAAVLDSFGIRLTGWPAWVGWLFVHLMELVGFRNRALVLLNWAYSYFTYDRGVRLIFGVGAEERLKVERLKVER
- a CDS encoding S8 family serine peptidase yields the protein MKRYTTRLSLAAMTLLLSLILAALSPLRAVEAQTRPNRPTPGTPLTIEPATVTNREDLAVNKNMAVSRDGSMASVFLKIDSPSLATFMAQNGITDMNALAAQNYLRQLNAELDALVARAKQLVPGLSVTHRFDLIIGGVAVVAPVGEIDKLRRLPNVVDVINDRIEKIETYRTPAFIGATTAWGRGGGSAFAGEGVIFGVLDSGVWPEHPSFSDPDPLGKPYAPPPPAPGNPGGVRACDFGSATPGDAPFACNNKLIGSYRFMTAYDFFVGTEPYEFRSGRDDDGHGTHTASTAAGNRGVAASDGSRVFGVISGIAPRAYVVNYKVCGELGCFSTDSAAAVQQAIRDGVHVINFSISGGTNPYSDIASLAFLDAYNAGVLVSASAGNSGPAADTVNHREPWVATVGASTSDRSYLSTLTVQGSSGTFTAVGASSGAGIATPTQIVVNNADPLCLNPAAPGSFTGQIVVCQRGVIARVAKSANVAAGGAVGMILYNPSPSSLDADFHVIPTVHIQNTDGTALLAFLTANPGATATFTAGAPGSIQGDVMAGFSSRGGPGQTLGISKPDVTAPGVNILAGYTAIEYGTPVPQFAFLSGTSMSSPHNAGAAILLKWLHPTWTPGQIKSALMTTAKAAGVFKEDGVTPFTPFDAGSGRINLRKAWDPGLTFDETGANYVTLQNELWKANYPSLYVPKMPGLITVSRTAREVSGYDSFYKSTVSYQAGQPRDFTVTAPKEFFVPANGTYTFDITVDARNVPVGQVRHAVVIFTERNGCQVRFPITIVRGEPDIRMEKRCNPATLALRGTTDCTITISNTTFSNASVTLNDTMPRQLKLVSGSVTGGATEMGNGLTYSGTLTGAAPPDVSAGRLTFNGYLSLASLGASPNVSLGDESLVNLTLSRPFLFGGQSYNTVAMVSNGYAVVGGGTAADISFVNRTFPNSARPNNTLGAFWTDLDGSAGGNYYAYLVGFGPCSNPANACWLILEWENAPNWSDSQVNTFQIWIGLNGVEDITYSYGPVLSSGDGGFVTVGAENAFGNRGANIYSNDGFGPVIGTIPTAGSNDVYIATTPGAPGQTVTIGFRAQGVRVGRWTNYAELTSPAFFGTYIKSFSGEVVRP